From the Streptomyces sp. 846.5 genome, the window CACGCCCGGGGCATCGTCCCGGTCACGGCGCTGGTCCGCCGGGCCGGCCTGGAGGACGTCTTCCTCATCCTGACCGGCCGCACCCTCGTCGACTAGCAGCCGGAAGGGAGAACCCCATGGCCTCGGCCGCACTCCAACGTCCCGACACGCAACCCGACTCGCGCCCCGGCGCGCGACCCGCACCGCCTCCGCTGCTGCGGGAGTTCAGCTACTGGCTGCACCGCTACCGCCGCACCTGGCGCGGCACCGTCGTGATCAGCGTGGCCAACCCGCTGCTCTTCCTGGCCGCGATCGGCGCCGGTCTCGGCAAGCTGGTGGACCGCGGCGTCAGCGGCTATCTGCACGGCAGTTCCTATGTCGCCTTCTTCGCCCCCGGGCTGCTGGCCGCGATGGCCATGCAGACCGGCTTCATCGAGGCGGCCGGACCGGTGTTCCAGTCGGCCCGCCCGCAGGGCAACTACCGTGCCGCCGCCGCGACGTCGATGAGCCCCACCGACATCCTCGGCGGCCATCTGCTGTTCATGGCCTTCCGGCTGGCCCTCAGCGCCACCGCGTTCAGCGCGGTGGTCGCCGCCTTCGGCATCACCGGTCCGCTGCGCGCCCTGCTGCTGGTGCCCGCGGCCACCCTCACCGGGATGGCCTTCTGCGCACCCGTCGCCGCCTGGTCGGTCACGGTGACCCGGCAGGCCCGGATCAACGGCGTCTTCCGCTTCGTGCTGATGCCGCTCTACATGTTCTCCGGGACCTTCTTCTCCACCGACCAGCTGCCCCGGTGGCTGCACGCCGTCATCGCCTGCACCCCGCTCTACCAGGGCATCGAGCTGTGCCGCTCGATCGTCGCCGGCACCGCCACGGCCCGCGGCACTGCGCTGCACACCGGCTACCTCGCCGCCCTGGTCCTGCTGGGCTACCTGGCCGCCCGCCGTACCTTCACCCGCCGGCTGAACGGATAGGGAGCCCCTCGTGCCCGCCCTGCTCCTGATCGAACGCAATCTGCTGATCTACCGCCACACCTGGTACCTGCTGCTGGCCGAGGTGCTGGAGCCGATGCTCTACCTGCTGACCATCGGCGTCGGCATCGGCCAGCTGGTCGGACACGTCCCCGGCCTGGGCGGCAGCGCACAAGGAGACGTCAGCTACTCGGTGTACGTCGCCCCGGCGCTGCTGGCCACCGCCGCGATGAACGGCGCGATGAACGAGACCACCTTCAACATGTTCGCCAAGCTGAAGCTGCAGCGCGTCTACGACTCCATCCTGGCCACCCCGATGACCGTGTACGACGTCGCCGTCGGCGAGGTGTGCTGGGCACTGCTGCGCGGGGTGCTCATCACCGCCGGCTTCCTCGCCGTGGTCGGCGCCTTCGGCCTGGTCCACTCAGTGTGGATCATTCTGGTGGTCCCCGGCGCCGCACTGGTCGGCTTCGCCTTCGCCTCGGTGGGCCTGGCCGTGGTCACCTGTCTGCGCACCTGGGCGGACTTCCAGTTCATCCAGCTGGCAATGCTGCCGATGTTCCTGTTCGCGACCACCTTCTACCCGCTGTCGGTGTACCCCAGGCCGATCCAGATCGCGGTGGAGTGCCTGCCGCTCTACCAGAGCATCCAGCTGATCCGGCTGCCCGCCCTCGGCCACCCCGGGACGGCCCTGCTGCTCCCGGTGGTGTACCTGCTGCTGATGGGCGCACTCGGGCTGCGGATCGCCCTGCCCCGGATGCAGAGGCTGCTGCTGCGCTGACGGCGGCGGCAGGCATCCGGGGCAGGGATCAATCGAAACAGTCAGGCCTCGGGTCGGGCCAGCGGCCAGCCGCCGGCCGCCAGCCTGGCCTTGACCCGGGCCACGTCGCTGTCGGCGAGCGGGCCGGCGGCGGTGCTCTCGGCAGCGTCGCGGATGGCCTTGGCGGTGATCGGGTCGCTGCCGCCGACCAGCTCCTCGATGATCGAGGAGACCTGATCCTCCGTCAACTGACTGGCGAGCAGCGCGAACAGCGGAACGTAGTCGCGCTCCGGAACTCCCTCGGGATAGCCGGCACGCAGCCAGCCGACGATGGACGACAGTACGGGTGGCAAGGGCATCTGCCCGGTCCCTCCTTCGTTTCAGGTGGCGGCGACGATCAGGTAGATGCCCCAGCCCACCGCGGCCAGGACCACGGCGAAGCAGAGCACGGCGACGGCCAGGCCCAGCGTGCTGCCGCCGACCACCCGGTCGTCGTCGTCCGCGCCGGCCGTCGTGGCGGACGCGGTCCCGGCCCCGCCGCCGGGAAGGCTGAGCGCGCGCAGCCCGACGGCGAACAGCGCCGGCAGTCCGGCGCCGGCCAGCAGGCCGAACACCACGATCTGCCACAGGGCGTGCAGATTGATCCAGGAGTTCATACCGACGCGACCTCCTTCGGCTTCTCACTCGGCGGCGCGACCGTTCCGGTCCACTCCGCGTTGACGTTCTGGTGGCTCACCGCGGTGCGGCGGGACCTGAGGTAGATGAGCCCGGCCACCGCGAGCAGCAGCACCAGCACCACCACGATCCCGGCGTTGCCGCCGATCACGTGCGCGAGCCCGTAGCCGCCCGCGCCGACCAGCCCGGCGGCCGGCAGGGTGAACAGCCAGGCGACGGCCATCCGTCCGGCCACGCTCCAGCGGACCTCGGCGCCCTTCTTGCCGACGCCGGTGCCCAGGATCGACCCGGTGGCGACATGGGTGGTCGACAGCGAGTAGCCGAAGTGGCTGGACAGCAGGATGATCGCGGCCGAGGAGGACTCGGCGGCCATCCCCTGCGGGGACTCGATCTCCACCAGCCCCTTGCCGAGGGTCCGGATCACCCGCCAGCCGCCCATGTAGGTGCCCAGGGCGATGGCGATGGCACAGCTGAGGATCACCCAGAACGGCGCCTTGGCGCCCGAGTGCAGGCTGCCGTTGGCGATCAGCGCCAGGGTGATGATGCCCATGGTCTTCTGGGCGTCGTTGGTGCCGTGGGCCAGCGACACCATCGAGGCCGACCCGATCTGTCCGATCCGGAAGCCGTGGCTGCGGGCCTTGGGGTGCACCCCGCGGCTGATCCGGTAGACCAGCCAGGTCCCGGTGGCGGCGACCAGCCCGGCGATCACCGGCGACAGCCCGGCCGGGATGATCACCTTCTGGACCAGCCCGTGCCATTTGACCGCGTGGCCGCCTGCCGCGGCGATGGTCGAACCGACCACCCCGCCGATCAGCGCGTGCGAGGAGCTGGAGGGGATCCCCAGGAACCAGGTGAGGAGGTTCCAGATGATGCCCCCGGCCAGTCCGGCGAAGACCACGGTGAGAGTGACGAGGTTGGTGGCCACCAGGCCGCTGGCGATGGTCGCCGCGACGCTCAGCGAGAGGAAGGCACCGACCAGATTGAGTGCTCCGGACAGCGCGACGGCTGTCCTGGGGCCGAGGGCGCCGGTGGCGATGGACGTCGCCATGGCATTGCCCGTGTCGTGGAATCCATTGGTGAAGTCGAAGGCCAGAGCCGTGACGACCACCAGAGCAAGCAGAGTGTCGTTACCCACATCCGCAGTGTCCCCAGGTGTGGATCGAGCGTCGAGACGCCGGGCCGAGACTTGGCCGACTGGCCGTATCGGCGCCACCCTGAGGCCATCCGGGACACAGATCCGCGCCCGCGTTCCCGTACAGTGGGGGTGTGCGACACATCACTCTTTCGCCGATGTAACGAATATGTGCGGTTCGCCGATAAACCCATCGGTGCTGCTTGGTATGCAGCGCCGGATGCGTGTCCTGCGCAGCCTCGAGCAGGTCCTATGAGGGAGGCACAGCGCTGATGGTGGCCGTTGCCAAGACTTCCGCGCCCGTACGGAAAAAGCCCGTGAAAGCTGCCGGGAAGAATTCCGAGGCAATGCCGGAAGCCGTGGAGCAGACCGAGCAGCCGGAGCAGGCTGATCTGTCCGAGGCTGCCGAGCCGACCGGCCAGGAGGTCTTCACCGTCTCCGACGAGGACGAGGACGACGCTCCTGCGCAGCTGGTGACCGTTGCCGGGGCGACCTCGGACCCGGTCAAGGACTATCTCAAGCAGATCGGCAAGGTCCCGCTGCTCAACGCCGAGCAGGAGGTCGTCCTCGCCAAGCGGATCGAGGCCGGCCTGCTGGCCCTGGCCATGACCGAGGGCGACGAGGATCTGACCCCGGAGCTCCGCCGCGAGCTGGAGATCATCGCCGAGGACGGCAGCCGCGCCAAGAACCACCTGCTGGAGGCCAACCTCCGGCTGGTCGTCTCCATCGCCAAGCGCTACACCGGCCGCGGCATGCTCTTCCTGGACCTGATCCAGGAGGGCAACGTCGGCCTGATCCGCGCCGTGGAGAAGTTCGACTACACCAAGGGCTTCAAGTTCTCCACCTACGCCACCTGGTGGATCCGGCAGGCGATCACCCGCGCCATGGCCGACCAGGCCCGCACCATCCGCATCCCGGTGCACATGGTCGAGGTGATCAACAAGCTCGCCCGGGTGCAGCGCCAGCTGCTGCAGAGCCTGGGCCGGGAGGCGACTCCGGAGGAGCTGGCCAAGGAACTGGACATGACTCCGGAGAAGGTCGTCGAGGTCCAGAAGTACGGCCGCGAGCCCATCTCGCTGCACACCCCCCTCGGCGAGGAGGGCGACAGCGAGTTCGGCGACCTGATCGAGGACTCCGAGGCCGTGGTCCCGGCCGACGCGGTCAGCTTCACCCTGCTCCAGGAGCAGCTGCACGAGGTCCTGGACACCCTGGCCGAGCGCGAGGCCGGCGTGGTCTCGATGCG encodes:
- a CDS encoding ABC transporter permease encodes the protein MASAALQRPDTQPDSRPGARPAPPPLLREFSYWLHRYRRTWRGTVVISVANPLLFLAAIGAGLGKLVDRGVSGYLHGSSYVAFFAPGLLAAMAMQTGFIEAAGPVFQSARPQGNYRAAAATSMSPTDILGGHLLFMAFRLALSATAFSAVVAAFGITGPLRALLLVPAATLTGMAFCAPVAAWSVTVTRQARINGVFRFVLMPLYMFSGTFFSTDQLPRWLHAVIACTPLYQGIELCRSIVAGTATARGTALHTGYLAALVLLGYLAARRTFTRRLNG
- a CDS encoding ABC transporter permease, encoding MPALLLIERNLLIYRHTWYLLLAEVLEPMLYLLTIGVGIGQLVGHVPGLGGSAQGDVSYSVYVAPALLATAAMNGAMNETTFNMFAKLKLQRVYDSILATPMTVYDVAVGEVCWALLRGVLITAGFLAVVGAFGLVHSVWIILVVPGAALVGFAFASVGLAVVTCLRTWADFQFIQLAMLPMFLFATTFYPLSVYPRPIQIAVECLPLYQSIQLIRLPALGHPGTALLLPVVYLLLMGALGLRIALPRMQRLLLR
- a CDS encoding DUF3349 domain-containing protein yields the protein MPLPPVLSSIVGWLRAGYPEGVPERDYVPLFALLASQLTEDQVSSIIEELVGGSDPITAKAIRDAAESTAAGPLADSDVARVKARLAAGGWPLARPEA
- a CDS encoding inorganic phosphate transporter; amino-acid sequence: MGNDTLLALVVVTALAFDFTNGFHDTGNAMATSIATGALGPRTAVALSGALNLVGAFLSLSVAATIASGLVATNLVTLTVVFAGLAGGIIWNLLTWFLGIPSSSSHALIGGVVGSTIAAAGGHAVKWHGLVQKVIIPAGLSPVIAGLVAATGTWLVYRISRGVHPKARSHGFRIGQIGSASMVSLAHGTNDAQKTMGIITLALIANGSLHSGAKAPFWVILSCAIAIALGTYMGGWRVIRTLGKGLVEIESPQGMAAESSSAAIILLSSHFGYSLSTTHVATGSILGTGVGKKGAEVRWSVAGRMAVAWLFTLPAAGLVGAGGYGLAHVIGGNAGIVVVLVLLLAVAGLIYLRSRRTAVSHQNVNAEWTGTVAPPSEKPKEVASV